CGCAGAGCAACCACGTGGAGGATGCAGGGCTCAGGGTGGACCGAGTGGCTTCAATGAGGCTGCGGCTTTCGCCGCAGAGCAACCTCTTGACCTTGGCTGCCGAACAGTCGAACCCCGCCAGCTTCAATGAGGCTGCGGCTTTCGCCGCAGAGCAACGATGATGGTTGACCCGATCAAGGCGCCTCATGTTGTGCTTCAATGAGGCTGCGGCTTTCGCCGCAGAGCAACACCCAAGCGCCAAGATCGCCAAGCTGCGGAGCCTGCTGGCTTCAATGAGGCTGCGGCTTTCGCCGCAGAGCAACGTGGTCTGGCGAGTGCGAGCGCCTTAGCGGATCTCGACGCTTCAATGAGGCTGCGGCTTTCGCCGCAGAGCAACCGAACTTGCGTTGTTCCGGCCACGGCCCCGGCGTCTCGGCTTCAATGAGGCTGCGGCTTTCGCCGCAGAGCAACACCGTCTCGCCCTCGGCGCAAACCTCGTTGATCGACTGCTTCAATGAGGCTGCGGCTTTCGCCGCAGAGCAACGATGCGCCGATCCGGATGCTCCATCCAGGCGCGATGGCTTCAATGAGGCTGCGGCTTTCGCCGCAGAGCAACAGCCCCTCTGCAATTCGTTTGGCCGCAAGGCCTGCAATCAGGGATTGCGAGCGCTTTGGCGTCACGTTCCGGTTCAGCACCGGACAAGAGAGACGGTTGTGTTGTATACACAGGTAATCGTCGGATTGTTAAGGAAATAAGTGGCTGCGAGCGCTGCCGGGGTTTTTGTCGGCATTGGAGCGCTCGCGTCACTTCGGCAAAAAAATCGTGTCACACAATCGTGGGCTCGCGGGCCACCGTTTTGAACGCCATCCCCAAACTGATGACTCTGGGCTTGACGGCGTCGGCCGGGCCCAAATCCAGCATCACCACATGATCCTGACCGTCCACGATGATTCCGTCCAGCAGCTGGATCAGTTCGGCCTGTCGGCGTGCGGAAAGTCGGCATTGGAAGACCGACAGTTGCAGCCATTCGCCATAGCCTTTCATCAGCTTGAAGATGCGCCGCCCGCGTTTGTCGTCTCGTATGTCGTAGGTGACGATGTACAGATGTTCTTGCATGCGCGCTTCACCGTGTCGTGAAGTTGGGGTTCTCGGTCATTTCACCTTGCAGGAACCGCCCGAGCAGGCGGCATTGCAACTCCAGCAAGCGACGGTAGCTCACGCGGTAGCCGAACAGCGGATGCGTCACTTCGTGCGACAAACGCCGTTCGAACGCGGCGATGAATCGCTTGCGCCCTTCGTCGCTCAAGTTGGTGCGGCCGGCGCCGCCGACGAAATCGGTGGGGCGGACTTCACCATTGTTGATCACCTGCAGGACGGTGGAATCGGCGATCAATGGGCGGAACGGTTCCATCAGGTCCAGTGCCAATGCCGGTCGGCCGTAGCGCGGTTGGTGGTAGAAGCCGCGGTAGGCGTCGAATCCGACTGTGGCCAAAGTATTCGTCAGCGTGCGGCTGAGCATGGCGTAGGCGAAGGACAGCAAGGCGTTCACCGGGTCTGCCGGTGGGCGGCGGTTGCGGTGGTGAAAGTCGAAGGCGAAGTTTGCCTCGTTTTCGCGCTTGATCATTTGAGCGAAGGCGCCGAAGTAGATGGATGCTCCGTTGCCCTCGATCCCCAGTAGCGATTCGAGGCTGCGAGCGCGCACGCAGGCTTTGATGGCGTGTTCGAGTTGGCTGAGAAAGGGGTCTACCGGGTTGGTTCCGCGCCAGTTGCGGCGCAGCATCACGCGGCTGTTGACCAGTTTGGCGCGTACCCAGCCTTTGGCCAGAGTGAGGCAGGTGTTTTCATCGTCCGCGCCTCGATGTTGCGCGATGCGCAGTTCGACATTCTTGTGGCCTATGCCAGCGGTATAGCCCAGGAACCAGCCGCCGTAGCTGTGCCAGGACACCGGAATCTGGCGCCGCATCAATTCATG
The sequence above is drawn from the Gammaproteobacteria bacterium genome and encodes:
- the cas2 gene encoding CRISPR-associated endonuclease Cas2 yields the protein MQEHLYIVTYDIRDDKRGRRIFKLMKGYGEWLQLSVFQCRLSARRQAELIQLLDGIIVDGQDHVVMLDLGPADAVKPRVISLGMAFKTVAREPTIV